CACCTAGGTctttgataaaaatgttaataaatcaGCTGCATTTGTATTTCAGTCACAACTCACCCCCATATGAAAAACACAGTAAGCATCAGATATGGCCTGCGTGTAGCTCTTCATATCAGTACAACCACAGCCAACATGGAAGCTTACACCAATCACATCCAGCCCAAGCTCTTTAGCTCGCTCCAGGAGACCTCTACAGGATTTGAGTTGGGCCCCAAACTTCATACTGAGGGGAAATTTTGACTTGGAGTCATCAGTGGTGATTCGCAGCACCAGCCTGTGTAAGACATAAATTAAGTTATTAGTGAAAAGGACaataattctgagaaaaagtaagataaacaaattttaaaaacaagcatAATTAGCATATTATGGATGATAAATATCCGTACTTGGCATTGTCATGACAATGAACCACTTTCACAAGTTCCTCTTCACTATCAAAGGTCATCATCTGGACTGCATGAGCTGACGCATACTTGATGTGAGAGACTTGTTTGCAGGGGTTGGCATAGATGATTCTGCTTGGATCCACTCCCAGTGACTGGACCAGCTGAATCTCTGTCTAGAAGTGAAATTGCCAACCAAAGCAAAACatcaaaaaagttttattgtgtttgaggttttttttgatCTTGTGCCTTGGACAAAATTTCAAAACACACCTTGCTTGCACAGTCAAAGCCAGTTCCCAGGGACACCAGTGTCATAACGACTTCCCGGGAGTCGTTACATTTGACAGCGTAGTAAGGAGTGACACGTGGCAGAGCCCTCACCCAGCGcaggtgtttcttcaacacatCTCCCAAGTCACAGACGTAGAAGGCATCCCGGTCATCCTGTGATGGAGAAGATGAAAGATACATGTGTTTAACAAAAGCAGTAGGCTAAGTTCTAAGTTCATTTTTCTGTGGCTGTGGTGAAATCAATTGGGGAGAAATAGTGAAACGATTCAACGCATATGTTCAACTCGCAAGGAATCATCTTCAAGTTTACTTTGCTGGCTTGCAAATTAGAGCTTTCTGCTAAATACATGGCAAGTTCAAGTTCATCAAGGCCATCAAGTTGGTGATGGTTGAACGCTGTAACATTGTCTAGTTATTACATTGTCTGGTTATAACATAATATTCATCTTGTTATAACAAGATATTCATCTTGTTATAACATGACCTATCACCaacttttttcctcagtttgGCAATACATTTCTCTTCAGTTGaaactcagtgtgtgtgctgatgaCAAATAATTCTTGTAATTGCTCACAGAACATGTTTAGAGTTTAATCTTATGCACATCACAGCAGTGATGAAGCACTGTCATGCACATCCAAGAGTAACGTTATCTAGACATGTGCTTGCTGCAGATGCTAAAATTAAGTAAgtatatgtgcatatgtgtacttgtatttgttaccaaTCCACTCACCACAAagttgtttgttagtttttgcTATATTTCATGTTTCTCTTACCATTAGAAAAGATTCATTGATCTTCTGCTCAACAGTATCCCATGCAGAGAAACCCTCCTCCAGGAAAGTGAAGTCAACCTCAGTGGGAGTGGCAGCGTTCATGGTCCCAAGAAGTCTTTTCTGTGGGAGGGGGATGTCAAATAGAGTTTATGTTCAGCTTTGATTTCAATATCTGATTTGTACCTGATTTCTACTCTATgactatgttaaaaaaaaaaaaaaaaaaagatgtatacATATCATAAGCCACAGGTTTTACTTGCTTCCTTGATGTGTTTCTTTTGGTAAGATGGCACCTTACCATGGCGACACGCTGTGAATTGCTCTCTCTGCAGTCTTGCACTTGTGCACTGTTTTTCCGTGTGTACATCTTATTGTTTATGACCCTACAACTCTTTCAGACAATGCTATGTTAACGGGATTACTCCAGAGCTTGTTTCTCAAATAAGCAATTTCTTTGGACAAAGGCAAATATTGGCGGAGGAGACAAGCACCTTAATCAGACGATGATGGTGTCCTCCCATCCCTACTCAAAATAGTGCTGGCTAATCTTCAAAAAAAAGTGGACGAACTCCACTGCCGCATTGGCTCGTGCAGGGACTTGATAGAGTGCAGTGTATTTTGACACACGCCAGCCTGATCCTCCTTCCAGACCTTTGCCACTGAGCTCCGCAAGGTGTTCGGGGTGGCATCACTCGACATCTCAGGTGGCTTCTGGAGCTCAGCCAGGGGTCCCACTCTGTGGTGAATTACACCATCGACTTCCGCTCCAAGGCTTGGCTGAGCGAGTGGAACCCACCAGCCCAGGTCAACGCTTTCCTTCTGGGACTGGCTGACTACATCAAGGACGAGCTGGTCTCTAACAACCTGTCCTCCTCACTGGACGGCATCATCAAGCTGGTTTCCTGCATCAACAGACGCATCGTGGCCAGACGCAACCTGGCCAGATGGCAGGAGAGGCACTCGGATTGACGTCCTTC
This genomic interval from Solea solea chromosome 18, fSolSol10.1, whole genome shotgun sequence contains the following:
- the LOC131444294 gene encoding ornithine decarboxylase 1-like isoform X2; amino-acid sequence: MNAATPTEVDFTFLEEGFSAWDTVEQKINESFLMDDRDAFYVCDLGDVLKKHLRWVRALPRVTPYYAVKCNDSREVVMTLVSLGTGFDCASKTEIQLVQSLGVDPSRIIYANPCKQVSHIKYASAHAVQMMTFDSEEELVKVVHCHDNAKLVLRITTDDSKSKFPLSMKFGAQLKSCRGLLERAKELGLDVIGVSFHVGCGCTDMKSYTQAISDAYCVFHMGEELGFKMDLLDIGGGFPGSDKKDILMFEEITAVINPALDKYFPADTGVKIIAEPGSFYVTSAYTLVVNIIGKKVIVNEESASDEEDGGTDERITDRTLYYVNDAVSKSFSCKEMTPVQFPPTLLKATCEASPIPGHSSSCGGITPVSRDNLLWPRDKQ